The following are from one region of the Candidatus Bathyarchaeota archaeon genome:
- a CDS encoding redox-regulated ATPase YchF: MGRLVGIVGKPNVGKSTFFSAATMVDVPIAAYPFTTIKPNRGIGYVTVKCVCKELGVKDEPVNSICKNGLRMIPVELVDCAGLVPGAWQGRGLGNQFLDEVRMADALIHIVDASGGTDLEGRICEVGVHDPLEDLKFLDRELDMWMLSILKRKWESISRRGKVGWEPLISDLAERLSGLGIKRSVVEQAVRDSGLKSENIGNWSETDLVFLVHKLRLTTKPMVIAANKIDVAEARRNLQRISDAGYKVIPCSAQAELALRILSERGILDYYPGGSTFKIIKPNELNEAQMKVLEKVKEEILNPYGSTGVQEIINYAYLKLLGMVVVYPVENVENLTDHDGRVLPDAFLVPPQTTAKQFASMIHSDLGGGFLYATEARSKMRVGEDYIVKDRDILSITSTAKRR, encoded by the coding sequence ATGGGTAGGCTTGTAGGGATAGTCGGTAAACCGAATGTCGGCAAATCAACATTCTTCTCTGCAGCTACGATGGTTGATGTTCCTATCGCGGCCTACCCCTTTACGACAATAAAACCAAATCGAGGCATAGGCTACGTAACAGTGAAATGTGTATGTAAGGAACTTGGAGTTAAAGATGAGCCTGTTAACTCAATATGTAAGAACGGCCTGAGAATGATCCCTGTGGAGCTCGTTGACTGCGCCGGTTTAGTTCCTGGAGCCTGGCAAGGTAGGGGGCTCGGTAACCAGTTCCTCGACGAGGTAAGGATGGCAGATGCCTTGATCCATATCGTAGACGCCTCTGGAGGAACAGACCTGGAAGGTAGGATTTGCGAGGTGGGAGTCCACGATCCATTGGAAGATCTAAAATTTCTTGACAGAGAGCTTGATATGTGGATGCTAAGTATTCTCAAGAGAAAATGGGAGAGCATCTCCAGACGTGGGAAGGTAGGATGGGAGCCCCTCATCTCAGATTTAGCTGAAAGATTGAGTGGTTTAGGCATCAAGAGAAGTGTTGTTGAACAAGCTGTAAGAGATTCAGGTCTCAAATCTGAGAATATAGGGAATTGGTCGGAGACTGATTTGGTCTTCCTAGTTCACAAGCTGAGGTTGACTACTAAACCTATGGTTATAGCTGCAAACAAAATTGATGTGGCTGAAGCTAGGAGGAACCTCCAACGAATATCCGATGCAGGCTATAAGGTCATACCATGCTCCGCTCAAGCGGAATTGGCCTTGAGAATTCTGAGTGAAAGGGGTATATTAGATTATTATCCTGGGGGGTCTACATTCAAAATTATTAAGCCAAATGAGCTCAACGAAGCCCAGATGAAGGTCTTAGAAAAAGTTAAGGAAGAAATATTGAATCCTTACGGTTCGACAGGTGTACAAGAAATTATAAACTATGCTTATCTTAAACTTCTTGGAATGGTCGTAGTTTACCCAGTGGAGAATGTTGAAAACTTGACTGACCATGACGGTCGTGTTCTGCCAGACGCTTTCCTTGTACCACCACAAACTACTGCTAAACAATTTGCATCGATGATACATTCCGATTTGGGTGGAGGATTCCTTTACGCCACGGAGGCTAGGTCCAAGATGAGGGTTGGCGAGGACTATATAGTGAAAGACAGAGATATTTTATCCATCACAAGTACTGCAAAGAGGAGGTAG